In Amaranthus tricolor cultivar Red isolate AtriRed21 chromosome 3, ASM2621246v1, whole genome shotgun sequence, a single window of DNA contains:
- the LOC130809020 gene encoding uncharacterized protein LOC130809020 isoform X1 has translation MVKRFFNGGSTPSNSIVNDALITLLSGPPSCGKTSLLFQFAFNVVVQSESQGYVVFICNRRRFQTKPPFLSQGIDDSSPIFERIQIKYLDDYDDEGLKKYFSAFHLLNPFPLAVIIDDFGDFFLDSKCQQRYNNPRGRDLAMVRVLALSHSAIFHANKTASCQLLLSDTHHGDSPRLLFLYKRWVSSIFTIQGESQGSGSFYLKHRVHAAGSDSRKMSAKYSIALQYLVLEGIVEDDAHL, from the exons ATGGTGAAGAGGTTCTTCAATGGCGGTAGTACTCCTTCCAATTCTATTGTCAATGATGCTCTAATTACGCTTCTTTCTGGTCCTCCATCTTG CGGGAAAACGTCACTGCTATTTCAATTCGCCTTCAATGTCGTAGTTCAATCAGAGTCACAGGGATACGTAGTCTTCATCTGCAACCGACGTCGTTTTCAAACCAAACCTCCATTCCTTTCTCAGGGAATTGATGATTCATCTCCTATTTTTGAACGAATTCAAATCAA GTACTTAGATGATTATGATGACGAAGGCCTTAAGAAATACTTTTCTGCCTTTCATCTTCTTAATCCTTTTCCTCTTgctgttattattgatgattttgGTGACTTTTTTCTTGatag CAAGTGTCAACAGAGGTATAATAATCCTCGTGGAAGGGACTTAGCCATGGTTCGAGTTTTAGCCCTGTCACATAGTGCTATTTTTCATGCCAA TAAAACAGCATCTTGTCAACTTTTGCTGTCTGATACGCACCATGGCGATTCTCCGAGGCTCCTTTTTCTTTACAAGAGATGGGTTTCGTCTATTTTTACCATCCAAG GTGAAAGTCAGGGATCAGGCTCGTTTTATCTGAAGCACAGGGTGCACGCAGCAGGGAGTGATAGCAGAAAAATGAGTGCAAAGTACTCTATAGCTCTTCAGTACCTGGTTTTGGAGGGAATTGTAGAAGATGATGCTCATTTGTGA
- the LOC130809020 gene encoding uncharacterized protein LOC130809020 isoform X2, with protein sequence MVKRFFNGGSTPSNSIVNDALITLLSGPPSCGKTSLLFQFAFNVVVQSESQGYVVFICNRRRFQTKPPFLSQGIDDSSPIFERIQIKYLDDYDDEGLKKYFSAFHLLNPFPLAVIIDDFGDFFLDSKTASCQLLLSDTHHGDSPRLLFLYKRWVSSIFTIQGESQGSGSFYLKHRVHAAGSDSRKMSAKYSIALQYLVLEGIVEDDAHL encoded by the exons ATGGTGAAGAGGTTCTTCAATGGCGGTAGTACTCCTTCCAATTCTATTGTCAATGATGCTCTAATTACGCTTCTTTCTGGTCCTCCATCTTG CGGGAAAACGTCACTGCTATTTCAATTCGCCTTCAATGTCGTAGTTCAATCAGAGTCACAGGGATACGTAGTCTTCATCTGCAACCGACGTCGTTTTCAAACCAAACCTCCATTCCTTTCTCAGGGAATTGATGATTCATCTCCTATTTTTGAACGAATTCAAATCAA GTACTTAGATGATTATGATGACGAAGGCCTTAAGAAATACTTTTCTGCCTTTCATCTTCTTAATCCTTTTCCTCTTgctgttattattgatgattttgGTGACTTTTTTCTTGatag TAAAACAGCATCTTGTCAACTTTTGCTGTCTGATACGCACCATGGCGATTCTCCGAGGCTCCTTTTTCTTTACAAGAGATGGGTTTCGTCTATTTTTACCATCCAAG GTGAAAGTCAGGGATCAGGCTCGTTTTATCTGAAGCACAGGGTGCACGCAGCAGGGAGTGATAGCAGAAAAATGAGTGCAAAGTACTCTATAGCTCTTCAGTACCTGGTTTTGGAGGGAATTGTAGAAGATGATGCTCATTTGTGA